Proteins from a genomic interval of Callospermophilus lateralis isolate mCalLat2 chromosome 1, mCalLat2.hap1, whole genome shotgun sequence:
- the Isyna1 gene encoding inositol-3-phosphate synthase 1, translated as MEAAPQFVVESPDVVYSPEAIEAQYEYRTTRVSREGGVLKVRPTSTRFTFRTARQVPRLGVMLVGWGGNNGSTLTAAVLANRLRLSWPTRAGRKEANYFGSLTQAGTVNLGLDAEGQEVFVPFSALLPMVSPNDLVFDGWDISSLNLAEAMRRAKVLDWGLQEQLWPHMEAMRPRPSVYIPEFIAANQNARADNLIPGTRAQQLEQIRRDIRDFRSSAGLDKVIVLWTANTERFCEVVPGLNDTAENLLHTIQLGREVSPSTLFAVASILEGCAFLNGSPQNTLVPGALELAAQHRVFVGGDDFKSGQTKVKSVLVDFLIGSGLKTMSIVSYNHLGNNDGQNLSAPQQFRSKEVSKSSVVDDMVQSNPVLYAPGEAPDHCVVIKYVPYVGDSKRALDEYTSELMLGGTNTLVLHNTCEDSLLAAPIMLDLALLTELCQRVSFTTNTDPEPQGFHPVLSLLSFLFKAPLVPPGSPVVNALFRQRSCIENILRACVGLPPQNHMLLEHKMERPGLGVKRVGSVATACPLPCKKGPAPIAPNGYTGDANGHPQAEAPQMPTA; from the exons ATGGAGGCAGCCCCCCAGTTCGTGGTCGAGAGCCCGGACGTGGTCTACAGCCCCGAGGCCATCGAGGCTCAGTACGAGTACCGGACGACGCGCGTCAGCCGTGAGGGCGGTGTCCTCAAG GTGCGCCCCACGTCCACGCGCTTCACCTTCCGGACTGCCCGGCAGGTGCCCCGGCTCGGGGTCATGCTCGTCGGCTGGGGCGGGAACAACGGCTCCACGCTTACCGCCGCCGTGCTGGCCAACCGACTGCGCCTGTCCTGGCCCACGCGCGCTGGTCGCAAG GAAGCCAACTACTTCGGCTCGCTGACTCAGGCCGGTACCGTGAACCTGGGTCTGGATGCTGAGGGCCAGGAGGTGTTCGTGCCCTTCAGTGCACTGCTGCCCATGGTGTCGCCCAACGACCTGGTGTTTGATG GCTGGGATATCTCGTCGCTGAACCTGGCTGAGGCTATGCGGCGCGCGAAGGTACTGGATTGGGGCCTTCAGGAGCAACTGTGGCCGCACATGGAGGCCATGCGTCCACGGCCCTCGGTCTACATCCCCGAGTTCATCGCGGCCAACCAAAATGCGCGTGCTGACAACCTCATCCCGGGCACACGCGCACAGCAG TTGGAGCAGATCCGCAGGGACATCCGCGACTTCCGATCCAGCGCGGGGCTGGATAAGGTCATCGTGCTGTGGACAGCGAACACAGAGCGCTTCTGCGAAGTGGTTCCTGGTCTCAACGACACAGCCGAGAACCTGCTGCACACCATCCAG CTTGGTCGAGAGGTGTCACCATCCACGCTCTTTGCGGTGGCCAGCATCCTGGAGGGCTGCGCCTTCCTCAATGGATCCCCGCAGAACACACTGGTGCCCGGTGCGCTTGAGCTGGCGGCGCAGCATCGTGTGTTTGTGGGTGGAGATGACTTCAAATCAGGCCAGACCAAGGTCAAATCTGTGCTCGTGGACTTCCTCATTGGCTCTGGCCTCAAG ACCATGTCCATCGTGAGTTACAACCACCTGGGCAACAACGATGGGCAGAACCTCTCGGCGCCCCAGCAGTTCCGCTCAAAGGAGGTGTCCAAGAGCAGCGTGGTAGATGACATGGTGCAGAGTAACCCAGTGCTGTACGCTCCAGGAGAGGCGCCTGACCACTGC GTGGTCATCAAGTATGTACCCTATGTGGGTGACAGCAAGCGTGCGCTGGACGAGTATACATCGGAGCTGATGCTTGGTGGAACCAATACACTGGTGCTGCACAATACTTGTGAG GATTCGCTGCTGGCAGCGCCCATCATGCTGGACCTGGCACTGCTCACGGAGCTGTGCCAGCGCGTGAGCTTCACCACCAACACAGACCCAGAGCCACAGGGCTTCCACCCTGTGCTATCActcctcagtttcctcttcaaggctcCACTTGTGCCCCCAGGCAGCCCGGTGGTCAATGCGCTTTTCCGCCAGCGCAGCTGCATAGAGAACATCCTCAG GGCCTGTGTGGGGCTCCCCCCACAAAACCACATGCTCCTGGAGCACAAGATGGAGCGCCCAGGCCTGGGCGTCAAGCGAGTCGGTTCTGTGGCTACCGCCTGCCCTCTGCCTTGCAAGAAAGGACCAGCGCCCATTGCCCCCAACGGCTACACCGGCGATGCCAATGGGCACCCACAGGCTGAGGCACCCCAGATGCCCACAGCTTGA
- the Ell gene encoding RNA polymerase II elongation factor ELL isoform X2, which produces MCKDSLSLRPSIRFQGSQGHISIPQPDCPEEARTFSFYLSNIGRDSPQGSFDCIQQYVSSHGDVHLDCLGSIQDKVTVCATDDSYQKARESMAQAEEETRSRGAIVIKPGGRYLGKKVHFRKPAPGATDAVPSRKRATPINLASAIRKSGVSGASGVSQRPFRDRVLHLLALRPYRKAELLLRLQKDGLAQADKDSLDGLLQQVANVNAKDGTCTLRDCMYKDVQKDWPGYSEGDQQLLKRMLVRKLCQPQSTSLPGDPVAASPPGEHGSSASPPQKRPQPPDFIDPLANKKPRISHFAQRAQPALNGKLSVPNGREALLPTPGPPTSTDTLSSSAHLPPRLEPPRLEPPRAHDPLTDVSNDLGHSGQDSKRGEAAAPSPATHLGLPLLTDYTQPDRPHDSPARSKPKKKSKKHKDKERAAEDRHRTQPPDHAPATPRAPPDAPGLNGTCSSASVPSSTSETPDYLLKYAAISSSEQRQSYKNDFNAEYSEYRDLHARIEQITRRFTQLDAQLRQLSQGSEEYETTRGQILQEYRKIKKTNTNYSQEKHRCEYLHSKLAHIKRLIAEYDQRQLQAWP; this is translated from the exons GATTCTCTTTCACTGAGACCATCAATCCGATTTCAAGGAAGCCAAGGG CACATCTCCATCCCTCAGCCTGACTGCCCCGAGGAGGCGCGGACATTCTCCTTCTACCTCTCCAACATCGGCCGGGACAGCCCCCAGGGCAGCTTCGACTGCATCCAGCAGTACGTCTCCAG CCATGGGGACGTCCACCTGGACTGCCTGGGTAGCATCCAGGACAAGGTCACAGTGTGCGCCACTGACGACTCCTATCAGAAGGCCCGTGAGAGCATGGCGCAGGCGGAGGAGGAGACTCGGAGCCGCGGGGCCATCGTCATCAAGCCCGGAGGCCGCTACCTGG GCAAGAAGGTTCACTTCCGGAAGCCAGCCCCAGGGGCGACAGATGCAGTGCCTTCCCGGAAGCGTGCCACCCCCATCAACCTGGCAAGTGCTATCAGGAAGAGTGGTGTAAGCGGGGCCAGTGGGGTGTCCCAGAGGCCTTTCCGTGACCGGGTGCTGCACCTCCTGGCCCTGAGGCCCTACCGGAAGGCCGAGCTGCTGCTGAGGCTACAGAAGGACGGCCTGGCACAGGCAGACAAGGACTCACTGGATGGCCTGCTCCAGCAG GTGGCCAATGTGAATGCCAAGGACGGCACATGCACGCTGAGGGACTGCATGTACAAGGACGTGCAGAAGGACTGGCCTGGCTACTCAGAGGGGGACCAGCAGCTGCTGAAACGAATGCTTGTCCG CAAGCTGTGCCAGCCACAGAGCACCAGCCTGCCTGGAGACCCCGTGGCCGCCAGCCCCCCGGGCGAGCATGGCAGCTCGGCCTCGCCCCCTCAG AAACGGCCACAGCCACCTGATTTCATTGACCCCCTGGCCAACAAGAAACCCAGGATATCGCACTTCGCCCAGAGAGCCCAGCCTGCCCTCAACGGGAAACTGAGCGTGCCCAATGGCCGCGAGGCCCTCCTGCCCACCCCGGGGCCGCCGACTAGCACGGACACCCTCAGCTCCAGTGCCCATCTGCCTCCGCGACTGGAGCCTCCGCGACTGGAGCCCCCGCGGGCCCATGACCCCCTGACCGATGTTAGCAATGACCTGGGCCACAGTGGCCAGGACAGTAAGCGCGGGGAGGCCGCTGCCCCCAGCCCTGCCACTCACCTTGGTCTCCCCCTGCTGACGGACTACACCCAGCCCGACAGGCCCCACGACAGCCCTGCCCGCAGCAAGCCCAAGAAGAAGTCCAAGAAGCACAAAGACAAGGAGAGGGCAGCCGAGGACAGGCACCGGACCCAGCCTCCAGATCACGCTCCTGCCACCCCCAGAGCTCCGCCCGATGCCCCAG GTCTGAACGGGACCTGCAGCAGCGCCAGCGTGCCCTCGTCCACATCAGAGacaccagactatctgct AAAATACGCGGCCATCTCCTCCTCCGAGCAGCGCCAGAGCTACAAGAACGACTTCAACGCCGAGTATAGCGAGTACCGCGACCTGCACGCCCGCATCGAGCAGATCACGCGGCGCTTCACACAGCTGGACGCCCAGCTGCGGCAGCTCTCGCAGGGCTCTGAGGAGTACGAG ACCACTCGCGGGCAGATTCTGCAGGAATATCGAAAAATCAAAAAG acCAACACCAACTACAGCCAGGAGAAGCACCGCTGCGAGTACCTGCACAGCAAGCTGGCGCACATCAAGAGGCTCATCGCCGAGTACGACCAGCGGCAGCTGCAGGCCTGGCCCTAG
- the Ell gene encoding RNA polymerase II elongation factor ELL isoform X1: MAALKEARSYGLSCGRVSDGSKVSVFHVKLTDSALKAFESYRASQDSLSLRPSIRFQGSQGHISIPQPDCPEEARTFSFYLSNIGRDSPQGSFDCIQQYVSSHGDVHLDCLGSIQDKVTVCATDDSYQKARESMAQAEEETRSRGAIVIKPGGRYLGKKVHFRKPAPGATDAVPSRKRATPINLASAIRKSGVSGASGVSQRPFRDRVLHLLALRPYRKAELLLRLQKDGLAQADKDSLDGLLQQVANVNAKDGTCTLRDCMYKDVQKDWPGYSEGDQQLLKRMLVRKLCQPQSTSLPGDPVAASPPGEHGSSASPPQKRPQPPDFIDPLANKKPRISHFAQRAQPALNGKLSVPNGREALLPTPGPPTSTDTLSSSAHLPPRLEPPRLEPPRAHDPLTDVSNDLGHSGQDSKRGEAAAPSPATHLGLPLLTDYTQPDRPHDSPARSKPKKKSKKHKDKERAAEDRHRTQPPDHAPATPRAPPDAPGLNGTCSSASVPSSTSETPDYLLKYAAISSSEQRQSYKNDFNAEYSEYRDLHARIEQITRRFTQLDAQLRQLSQGSEEYETTRGQILQEYRKIKKTNTNYSQEKHRCEYLHSKLAHIKRLIAEYDQRQLQAWP; this comes from the exons GATTCTCTTTCACTGAGACCATCAATCCGATTTCAAGGAAGCCAAGGG CACATCTCCATCCCTCAGCCTGACTGCCCCGAGGAGGCGCGGACATTCTCCTTCTACCTCTCCAACATCGGCCGGGACAGCCCCCAGGGCAGCTTCGACTGCATCCAGCAGTACGTCTCCAG CCATGGGGACGTCCACCTGGACTGCCTGGGTAGCATCCAGGACAAGGTCACAGTGTGCGCCACTGACGACTCCTATCAGAAGGCCCGTGAGAGCATGGCGCAGGCGGAGGAGGAGACTCGGAGCCGCGGGGCCATCGTCATCAAGCCCGGAGGCCGCTACCTGG GCAAGAAGGTTCACTTCCGGAAGCCAGCCCCAGGGGCGACAGATGCAGTGCCTTCCCGGAAGCGTGCCACCCCCATCAACCTGGCAAGTGCTATCAGGAAGAGTGGTGTAAGCGGGGCCAGTGGGGTGTCCCAGAGGCCTTTCCGTGACCGGGTGCTGCACCTCCTGGCCCTGAGGCCCTACCGGAAGGCCGAGCTGCTGCTGAGGCTACAGAAGGACGGCCTGGCACAGGCAGACAAGGACTCACTGGATGGCCTGCTCCAGCAG GTGGCCAATGTGAATGCCAAGGACGGCACATGCACGCTGAGGGACTGCATGTACAAGGACGTGCAGAAGGACTGGCCTGGCTACTCAGAGGGGGACCAGCAGCTGCTGAAACGAATGCTTGTCCG CAAGCTGTGCCAGCCACAGAGCACCAGCCTGCCTGGAGACCCCGTGGCCGCCAGCCCCCCGGGCGAGCATGGCAGCTCGGCCTCGCCCCCTCAG AAACGGCCACAGCCACCTGATTTCATTGACCCCCTGGCCAACAAGAAACCCAGGATATCGCACTTCGCCCAGAGAGCCCAGCCTGCCCTCAACGGGAAACTGAGCGTGCCCAATGGCCGCGAGGCCCTCCTGCCCACCCCGGGGCCGCCGACTAGCACGGACACCCTCAGCTCCAGTGCCCATCTGCCTCCGCGACTGGAGCCTCCGCGACTGGAGCCCCCGCGGGCCCATGACCCCCTGACCGATGTTAGCAATGACCTGGGCCACAGTGGCCAGGACAGTAAGCGCGGGGAGGCCGCTGCCCCCAGCCCTGCCACTCACCTTGGTCTCCCCCTGCTGACGGACTACACCCAGCCCGACAGGCCCCACGACAGCCCTGCCCGCAGCAAGCCCAAGAAGAAGTCCAAGAAGCACAAAGACAAGGAGAGGGCAGCCGAGGACAGGCACCGGACCCAGCCTCCAGATCACGCTCCTGCCACCCCCAGAGCTCCGCCCGATGCCCCAG GTCTGAACGGGACCTGCAGCAGCGCCAGCGTGCCCTCGTCCACATCAGAGacaccagactatctgct AAAATACGCGGCCATCTCCTCCTCCGAGCAGCGCCAGAGCTACAAGAACGACTTCAACGCCGAGTATAGCGAGTACCGCGACCTGCACGCCCGCATCGAGCAGATCACGCGGCGCTTCACACAGCTGGACGCCCAGCTGCGGCAGCTCTCGCAGGGCTCTGAGGAGTACGAG ACCACTCGCGGGCAGATTCTGCAGGAATATCGAAAAATCAAAAAG acCAACACCAACTACAGCCAGGAGAAGCACCGCTGCGAGTACCTGCACAGCAAGCTGGCGCACATCAAGAGGCTCATCGCCGAGTACGACCAGCGGCAGCTGCAGGCCTGGCCCTAG